catcatccttttcAATCCCTACCATTGATTCCTTTCTTAAAGCACtaataacttcatcaatattcatgacCAACCCTCCAGAccatgatatggaatcaaatcCTTTTGAACTAGAGGTAGTTTAGCCAAACAATCACTCTTAGAGTGTGTCCACTTCATCAAAATAGTTTTTCACTATCGATGACATACCTTACCACAAATGGCCAAAAAGACTTGAGAAATTTCATACTTGGCTAAATACCTAAGCCATCACCAACCAAGACaagtatgatgttctttttaattttgttaccAGATTCACAGGtagcctcaaactttggtggcaaACTATGGCAGAACAAGATCAGCTTCAATTTCTGCTTTCACCGAGCTTTGGCCATGCTATTACTCTtttatatcatttctttgtgggaaaacctaTTGATCTTATAGAGCTCAAgagaagagaattttttaaagaagatgTTGCTCTCTTCAGAAAagacatcttgataagcattactGTGAAATGCTTAAGCTCTTCTATCAAATTGGAGCTGAtgcaaatttgaagcatgtttCTTGACCTCCATCCCCAAAGAATTATCCCAGACTGTAGAAATGACCTTTCTGTCCAAACAGAGAAGAATCTAGGATGTTCCATTAGGAGAAATCCAACAAGAAATTCATTTGTGCCTCGAAGAATTGTGTATCAAACACCAAATGATCCAGACCTATGTCAACGATAACAGAGAACTTGATAGGGCTTGTTCTCACCAGAACTTGAAAattaaatgctccaagaaagactATGATGGATCTTGTGGCAAATCTTCCCGGAAAAAGAAGCAACGACAATAGTAGGGGCCGATAGGGGGCAAGCGGCAAGTGACGAGTGGCGATACTATGATCAATAGCGGTACGGCGACAAACATTGATACAGAGACCGGCGGCAAGGACTGGCGATTAGCAGTAGCTGGTGGGCAGCTAGCTAGTAGTGAGAGCAAGCAATGCGAAAttgtttatttctcatttctttttttaaaaatggagaaGTATAAACtatttacttcttatttcttttttaaaattatttcggactaaaaatttattcgagaattcgaaaattaaaattgtgttatcaaacggatttatgtttaaaacttgtttttagaacaaaaaatattttggaatagaaatgtgaTAGTTATCCTTCTTGCCATAAGAATGAGTTTGGTAACCGTTATGATTTCGAGAATAATTTTggctccaaaaaaaaatatatatatatatatatatttatttatttatttatttatttatttattgtgctGCCTAGACAAGTTTATGAGCATTCGAAGGCATTTAGTAGCTACATAAAAAttctattctcaaaataaaaatgcatttgatataAACCTCAAAATTCTttgtgatttagaattttttaattttttttagaatttttttattacattattATCTCTTCTTCTAACCGATGGCCAGCCTTAGCTATGGTTAGCAATCGACCAAATGAGGGCCAGCCGACCTTGCTAGCCTTGGGGGAGCCTCCCTAGCCAAAGCAAGGCCTAGCCTTACCCAATCACAGCAAGGCTTCGGTGAGGTCATTGGCCAATACTCATGGCGGGCAACtgactagaggaagaaaaaaaggaagagaaaaaaaaaagaaaaaaaaaagagaaacaaaagaaaatgatctaGGCTTGATTATTAagttgttctcgggaacaaagagagcctgtttggtaacatttccaGAACGActaattatgttcttttgtttccggaagcaaaaaaagaacaacaatctatttggtaaatcttttgtttttgggaacaaaaaatagttttttttgtttttggaaataaatttgaaacagaatcaagaattaaaaaaagttgattttattcctaagaacaattcctataatcaattctaattttcttttcttttctcttctcttttcttcttttttctcttcttctcttcctttttcttcttcttccttttggtcggtGACCTTGCTAGAGCGTTGCCAGCCCTCGGTGATGTTAAGACTCGTCGGCTCGGGTCTCGCACAACCAcgacaaggctcgaccttgctagccagcgtgaggctcagcctcgccaggCCAAGGGAAGGTCGATCTCGCATCGCctaggcaaggtcgagcctccggtgagctcgccAGAACTTGCGCAGCCGATCGTTAGCcacaatggaaaaagaaaagaaaagaaaaattaagaatcctaGCAAACTCATTTATGTcctgagaatagaaattttggataattaccaaatacgttcttttgcttagaaattattccctagaataaaataagaaaaattgtttctaataaaaattatttcgggaacagtaatcgttaccaaatgggctcttattttttacttcttgattctatttcaaatatattcttttgaataaatttattcccaagaacaaaaattttatcaaatagatttcttttttttttttttttgttctacggaacaaaagaacataaatagttaCTATTCCCTAATAATGGTGGGTTTCGTAACCTTTATGTTCTTGATAACAATTTATGctcaaaaaagttttttttttccatttttgttccggagaataaagtagtaattttttttacttcttgtttctatttgaaatttattccatggccactttttttattttggggaatagaaaaattagttgaaattaccaaacaaatatttgttctttctttgtttcaggtaaccaaaaaaaaaaaaaaatgggatattTACCAAACATATGTTAGACATAAAAATCATATGCGGAAAAACAAgatcaaatataaataaacctccagccattgttagTCGAAAATTCATGGAGATTCGACGAAATTACAGACACACTCTACTAACCCAATCCCCTCATatactgatggtgtattccaaATGAGAGAGCTTACGTTAGACCATCAATGCGGTTACCAAATGGACGATTGTCACAAAATAGTacgaaaagtagaaaaattacTTATGGAATAACTActactttaaagagaaaatgtaggtTTGAAAATATATGAGATCACATTATATATAATAACGAGCTCTAAacttattcatatttttcacacGATGCTCATTTTAATGTTATCCAAATAGTTCGCTTAAAACACATGTGCGAAATTTCCTCGCTGGAGAATCTTACATGGCATAAGTTTATTGTAAAATCATCCGATGTGATTAGTTAAGGAAACGACGTCATTAGAACCATATGCAACGTAGTAATTTGAGCCCTTTCCTTTGCCCCAAATTGAAAGGGCCGAAGTGGGCGAAGCTGAACTTGGAGGCTGACTAACATCGCTCTTTGGAGGAGGGGATCGTGTTGGGCATTGCCGTGACAGGAGTAGTAGCTGTCGGGGTGAGAAGGTGGTGGAGAACCAGTGACGGACGCCGCCGGAAACAAACACCGCATCGATGTCATGGCACCTAATTGAAGACCCTGCCGTGCACGCATTCGATTTAGTGATTCCAATTTCCAACATTATCAAGAAAGACGCTCGTGCGTCCTTTGTTGCTTGTTCTTACCATGTATTTTGGAAACCTATGTTGGAATGAGAGAACCCATTTGTATATGTTCTATCAAGGTGgtcaaaaaacaaaaggtttagtCATAAAAAAACGAAGCACGAGGATGGGGTctagagttttcaaaagcaacttCTCATCGACCTCTAATATTTTTGATTCACAAATGAAAATAGGGTCATTTTCGTTTGGAACCTAATTTAGCCCCAGATCATCAATTAAGGGTACAGAAATGGCTCAAACGGTGGTGCTCCATACACTTTAGTGACGTTATTTCACTGGCAAACCATGTCGGATGATTTTGTATTAAACTAATGCCGTGCAAGATTTTCAAAGAAGGATAATCATCAACATCACTCAAGTGAacgtttttgaaaaattatgaaatcaaATAAGTGTCGCACCGTAGATGTGACACTACAAGTATCaattttcttcccaaaaaaataatgaacaTTACCTCTATCTATTCACGTGTCTATAAGCTCACTTGCATCTCTGTCTTCCTCTCGTTTCCTTTTCGTTCCCGTTCTACTCATTTGACAGGAGAAGAGGTGCCGCGACGGCGCCGCCTCTAGCAACCGCCCCAAGGTGGTAGCGTTGGTTGTAGATCTTGCTTGATTGTGCAAGTACGCCATGAATATCATACGTGAAGGTCATTGCGAAATGAGCTCCGTGAGCACAACGTTTGCTATTATTTGATATATGTCAAATGAGCtacaaattggaaaaaaagagaatgcaCTAAACAGGCAATATGTGTACTTAGCCAAAGACAAGGATTAAGGAAAGCAATCTTCCCCATGTCAACACTTATCCTGTCAGTTTCCTCtttgaagagaaagagggacaGTTGGAGTAACTGCTAAAGACTCGAATGGTGGATACGTGAGCGTGATAACTTATGTTGTACTATATCTCCAGGAATCTAGGAACTTTTGCTTGCACTGTGTTATGCAGTCTAACTATCGAAACCAATACATTCGAGATTATATAGAATCATGAGATTAATATCTTAGGTTGGAACAAGTTGATAGGATCCCTTTTTGACATCCCATTGCCCGTTCCTCGTGGCAACATgggggagaaaaaagagaggagaaaaagggGGTGAGGTTTGAAGTAAAATTCACTTATTAAGTTAAGTAAAGCCTtaagtaaaattatttttattttatttagttgcacttttgttatttttttctttgagcaATCTCAACTCATCAAATTTGAATACAATTCTTCTCTCAAGAAACGATCTTGAACCTATAGTCTATTCAATCTTTCATTTGAACCTCACCCTTCACTTTAAGGCgaagatttctttctttttggcctttttcgtTCCAAAAGGAGGGATTCATTTATTCTCAAGTAGTTCCAGAACAAAACataataatttatgaataaaggATATTCTAGAGAGGCCCTGAGGGACTAGTAATCCAATCGGAGAGAGAATTTCTTTGATGGGTTGTGGTGACTCAGTCAACAAGAGAATTAGTATCACAAGAGCAAGAAGGGCTTACttgataatcattctatattattttaatcttataaacaatttatgttcaaaaataattttttgattctATTCTCAAGACGAATTTTTGAAcattaaaaaatgtttgataactatacaaaatttctatttttaaaataaaaatacatttgataCATTTGACATGACTCTCAAATTTTTCtgtgacttaaaatttcttttaattttttaaataattttattacatttttttccttttcttcttctttttcttcccctaGTCAATCATCGGCTTCGGGAGAGCCTCATCGGCCCCTAGGGAGGCTCGCCCTTACCCAGCCACTAGGAAGGCTCCAACGAGGTCGCCGACCATCGTCGAGGATGGCGACTAGCTtgaggaaggagaaaaagaaaaggaaaagaagaaaagaacgaaagacaaaataaaattatttgattctttattatacttcaaatctatttcgggaaacaaaaaaaaaaataactgacATTATTAAATGCatatttattcttctttttttagttccctaaaataaaaaattacaaatagtCACTATTTAACCGGTTACCAAATAACATCTAAGTTACTATAATATACTTCAGTTAGGCTAACATCTTACAACATTCCATAATATAGGAGCCAGGGCCCATGGGCTTTATTCTCTGCCCATTTGTATATTTACCACAATCTTGCAATCTATCTCAATCTCACGCGTTGTATCTTTCGACAACGATGGATCTACTTTTTCTAGTAGCACGATAGATTGCTAGATCTTCGGTGGCCAACTATGAAGATTTCGCTCACATAGTATACTTTTAATCGAAAAATCAATCTTCTATGCCCTTTTGCTTGATGAGAAAAATAGGTTGGATTCTACAAGATCAAGTCGGCAAACTCGCCCAAATCGGGCGACCTATTATTCATTCAATTCGTGTCTATTTTATCTTTCGAAAGTCATTTACATGGCTAGTGTTTGCTACGAACCTTAGAAAATGATAAGAGCACGCACTAGCTATAATAAAGTCCTAGACGTTTTCTACATTCACTACCTAAGTCTCAATAAAGTGCCAAACATTTTCAAACTTTGGTCAACCGAATCGTAAGTCCGCCGTCGATGGAATTTCAAGATTGGAGAAATACCGGCTCTTTATAAACCTCACTTGCATTCCATCAAATTCCAATCCAATCCGTCGACGTCGCCACGTGGACGCCGGAATATTCCTCAGAatcgacggcgacggcgacgaccgATTTCCCCCGAATCCAAAGAATTAGGGTTTTTccgtttttcttctcttccttcctccgcTTCGATCGGAGCAGCGAAGCATGGACAGGCACGGAGGCGACTACGACGGCGACCCCTACCACCGCCCCCGCCACTACCCCTCCGACGACTTCCACtacccccaccaccaccacccgccgccgccgccgccccaccaccaccacccgcaCCACcagccgccgccgcagcagcagcagcagttcTACGATGACTATCCCGACCACCATCCCCACCCGCCGCCCTACGACGGCCCCGACCCCGACTTCGACCCCCACTACGGCCAGCCCCAGcaccacccccacccccaccacGTCCCCGGCGATTTCGACGGCCCCTTctacggcggcggcggcggttccATCCTTCCGACAACGGCGGCGGCCCACGGCGGCCCCATGCCTTTCAGCGGCCGCAAGAGAGGTATTTTTCACTGTCTCGAGTGATTGGATTGTGTCGGCGTTTGCTTTTTATCCCGTTTTGCTGCGCCGTCGTCATTGCTTGAGTGATAGCTCGGTTGCGGAGTGAATGCAAGGTCGGTCTGATTTTTCCTGGATAAGTCGTGTGCTGCTGTTGCTCCTGATTTTGAAGCGGAGGTTATTGGCGATAAATCGGTTTTGTTTTTCGTTTAGGGCGCACCGATGCTATGGGTTTGGCCAAGCTTTACGTCGCGGAAGTGCCAAGGACGGCTGCTCGAGAAGATGTAAGTCAATTTGAACATTTTGGGGGATGCACAACTTCAGTTGCATATCTAATTGGAAATGGAATGGGGacccttttgcttttcttcttgtcaTTGGTTTGATTTACTAGTGTGAGTGCCGTTGCCCCTTTTGATGTTACAAGATCGATGTTCCATCACTCGTTTGCACTAGCTAAATATGGTCTGGTGTATAGACAAATGTCTTTGCATACTACCTAAACAGTGTTATTTAACACGCACGCTGTCATCCATAAGTAAATGTGTGTTCAAAATGTCATCGACATATGGGAGTTCATAACGACCAAATATGCATGGAAGGAGCTGTTCTGTCTTCTTGAATAAGTTCCGATATTTTTCCCTTCTCACTATTTTTAAAGCAACTTTCCTAGAACCCAGGCAAGATTTATGCACTTTGAACTCATCAGTCCATTTCAAGAATGCTTttggcttctctttcttcagttTGCTTATGTAATCAGTGCATGTTTCCCGCTGTTTCCATTCAATTGACGGATATGGTTTCATGTTAGATCCAACCCCTGTTTGAGCAATATGGGCATGTTGTTGAGGTGGTTCTGCTCTGGGATAAGAGGACTCGCCAACAGCAAGGTACTGAGTTAATGTGTCCTTTTTTTAGAATTTCTGAGTTTTTTTCATGTTTCTGCAGTACCTGAGTTGACCTTTCAGAGGCATATTTGGTTGAagaaatttcatttattaatcTAAGAGGTGTTCTTCCCAGAGCCTTTCCAGATATGGAGGAGATGCGAAATTGTTTGTTATGGACTTTACATGCTAGTTCATTCAGTGCAAAATCTGAATGATATTgacaatttgattttaattgttGTTAAATAGCTGCTAGCTATGCTAGACCCAACAAAACTCTTCAATTTTAACAAACTCATGCTGAACTTGCTTCTCAATTTAAAGTATCTTGACGAGCGAAAGTTGGATGTTGCTATATCATATCACTTATTTTCACGATTCAAGATCAGTTGCTGGAGACTTGCTTCAAAACATAGGGTGAGGAACATGTTATTCACTTATGCATGTTTCTAGCATGCACAGCAGATCACAtaatgcacaaaaaaaaagtttggaaatgATAATCATGACATTATTTTGTTGTTATACATTGACTTGGTGgaatttatctttaaaaaaaagaaagagaaaagcagAGGTTGGGTATAACCCAATTAGTAATAGGTATTGTCTGTTAATTTTTGGGTCTAGATATCCATTTATCTAATAGGACAACAACATCCACCAATTTCGTTCCTAGGTGGAGTCCATTCAGGGATCGTTTTACACGATGAGAAGTAGTGGTTATTTGTTGCCTAATGCactatttttgtcttttacacAAGCTTGGGACCTTCTATGAAGAAGGAATCTGTCATGTGTGGAGTCATCACTTGTTTGGTATTTTATCACAATGCAGTGAGGATCTATTTTTCTCAACAGTAGATATGACAGTGCAATTACTTGTCTAGAATAATTAATTGGATGGTGTTGGTGATCGCAGAAACAATTAAAACAATTAAACTGGCTAATGTACCATAGCTTTTTTTTGTACACTGAAGAGagcaatttaaaacttttttttttttttcctttggatgGGTTCCAACTGTCTTCTAAATTTGGTGGTTGGTCAATTAATGGAGTTTCTTTGATAATTAATCATGGCATGTTCCCCTTGGAGCTACTATGCCTGCTCATAAACATAAGCGCGGGAGAggaagtaattaaaaaatttggtaGCGTTTTCCAGTTTTTGTTATGCTCATTTGATGTGTATGTGGGTTATCTCTCACTTGTTCAGTTTGCTTGTGTCAGTGCTTGGATTTAGTACTTTTTAAGGTGCCTGCTCTCTTGCAAGTTGCAATCTTAAACTATCTTTTCATGCCGAGATGGTTTATTTGCCCTAGTTCTAGTTTCCCTCTCATTAAATGGTCGTAATCAATTTTACTTCTGCAGGAAGCTGCTTCGTGAAATATGCTACATTAGAGGAAGCTGACAGGGCTATTATAGCCTTAAATAACAAATACACTTTCCCTGGGGTAAGCACATGGCTTTCTCCCTTGTCCTTAGCATTTTGTACTTGTGTTTAATGAATATTCTACTAAGCGTGACAAATTATTATTCTTAGGAAGGATCTGCAGTTAAAGTTAGATATGCAGATGGGGAGCGAGAACGCCTTGGTAAGTTGTGGAATTATTCCTTTGGCACTGCATTTCTGTGGGATCTCACTTGTTTTCTTCTACAATTTTACATGATAGCGCCGCCTCAACCGTTTCCTCCTGTTAAAGTCAGACATGCAGATGGGGAGCAAGAACGCCTTGGTAAGTTAAGGAATTATCCGTTTGGCACTGCATTTCTGTAGGATCTCATTTCTTATATACTACAAGGAAATTTATTTGTCAGGCATGTGTCCTAAGAAGGTGAGTGCTCAAAGAAGTCTATCTTTTATCATTTCTCCCTAACCAAGTGATCACCCCTTAAGCTTTTGGAAGCTTACTTAGTGTCAAGTGGACCAGAAAATTGTCAGTTGTCATTTAGTTTCTGTAATTAATCAGATGTTCTTCGTGATCATGAGTGCACGAGATTGAACAATAATGCCTTGGCTTTGCTGCTTTTAAGGAAGTGTATTTGTCAGGCATGTATTCTAAGAAGGATAACTAGTCAAAGAAGTCTATCTTTAATCTTTTCTCCTGAAACGAGTCATCACCCCTTCAGCTGTTGGAAATGTATTTAGCATGAAGTGGACAGAAAATGGTCAGTGATTTATGTCATTTAGTTTCTGTAATTAACCAGATGTTGTCCGTGATCATGAGTGCAACAGAGTAAACAATAATGGCTCggctttgtttctttttcttctcttaggAAGAGGAAAGTGCTAAAGTTATATCTTTACTAGGTGGGTGAAGAGATTGAAGGGATTCTTAGGGGATCCATTCACTTTATTATTGTGGTCGtaaccatgatttttcctttttcaaccTTTGGTATATTAGACGGTTCTCTTATATCTGCCTTTGTCTTTAATCTCATGCAAATTGGATTAATATGCTCACCAACTTAGGAACAATGATTATTGTTTTTTGGCTGAGACATGTGTTTACTGCTAATAAATTCCTTTCTTTATTatgattcttttgttttgtgattGATTATCAGGGCATGTTGTGGATAAGTTATATGTTGGAGGTCTGAACAAACAAgcttcaaaattagaaattgaagaagtaTGCTCTGGACCTACTGAGAATCGCCATTTCATTTGGCTTGGACAGATAGCTTGTATTCtgcttcattttttcttcataatTATCTACAGCGCACTTGTCCTTAGA
This region of Eucalyptus grandis isolate ANBG69807.140 chromosome 8, ASM1654582v1, whole genome shotgun sequence genomic DNA includes:
- the LOC104456667 gene encoding CUGBP Elav-like family member 3-A isoform X1, translating into MDRHGGDYDGDPYHRPRHYPSDDFHYPHHHHPPPPPPHHHHPHHQPPPQQQQQFYDDYPDHHPHPPPYDGPDPDFDPHYGQPQHHPHPHHVPGDFDGPFYGGGGGSILPTTAAAHGGPMPFSGRKRGRTDAMGLAKLYVAEVPRTAAREDIQPLFEQYGHVVEVVLLWDKRTRQQQGSCFVKYATLEEADRAIIALNNKYTFPGEGSAVKVRYADGERERLAPPQPFPPVKVRHADGEQERLGHVVDKLYVGGLNKQASKLEIEEIFAPYGVVEEVYIVRDELKHSRGCAFVKYSHRDMALAAIKALSGNFTMRGCELPLIVRFADPKKPRNGEPRPTRNFGEPIGGSIAPSAPITKQQISTHSQPVAVSQIVDQGTADDGMMQNPFPMAQPASSEISQKYVQTAQIPEVTGSSQPSAPQAQKQPHVLPNQLKIPSSGIVFKVSGRRKLYPWCSFLLFRSLLSSLFYCLLSLLGLETILRQFQALLVCLLHLLRWKI
- the LOC104456667 gene encoding CUGBP Elav-like family member 3-A isoform X3, coding for MDRHGGDYDGDPYHRPRHYPSDDFHYPHHHHPPPPPPHHHHPHHQPPPQQQQQFYDDYPDHHPHPPPYDGPDPDFDPHYGQPQHHPHPHHVPGDFDGPFYGGGGGSILPTTAAAHGGPMPFSGRKRGRTDAMGLAKLYVAEVPRTAAREDIQPLFEQYGHVVEVVLLWDKRTRQQQGSCFVKYATLEEADRAIIALNNKYTFPGEGSAVKVRYADGERERLAPPQPFPPVKVRHADGEQERLGHVVDKLYVGGLNKQASKLEIEEIFAPYGVVEEVYIVRDELKHSRGCAFVKYSHRDMALAAIKALSGNFTMRGCELPLIVRFADPKKPRNGEPRPTRNFGEPIGGSIAPSAPITKQQISTHSQPVAVSQIVDQGTADDGMMQNPFPMAQPASSEISQKYVQTAQIPEVTGSSQPSAPQAQKQPHVLPNQLKIPSSGIVFKVSGRSLLGLETILRQFQALLVCLLHLLRWKI
- the LOC104456667 gene encoding CUGBP Elav-like family member 3-A isoform X2, with amino-acid sequence MDRHGGDYDGDPYHRPRHYPSDDFHYPHHHHPPPPPPHHHHPHHQPPPQQQQQFYDDYPDHHPHPPPYDGPDPDFDPHYGQPQHHPHPHHVPGDFDGPFYGGGGGSILPTTAAAHGGPMPFSGRKRGRTDAMGLAKLYVAEVPRTAAREDIQPLFEQYGHVVEVVLLWDKRTRQQQGSCFVKYATLEEADRAIIALNNKYTFPGEGSAVKVRYADGERERLGHVVDKLYVGGLNKQASKLEIEEIFAPYGVVEEVYIVRDELKHSRGCAFVKYSHRDMALAAIKALSGNFTMRGCELPLIVRFADPKKPRNGEPRPTRNFGEPIGGSIAPSAPITKQQISTHSQPVAVSQIVDQGTADDGMMQNPFPMAQPASSEISQKYVQTAQIPEVTGSSQPSAPQAQKQPHVLPNQLKIPSSGIVFKVSGRRKLYPWCSFLLFRSLLSSLFYCLLSLLGLETILRQFQALLVCLLHLLRWKI